One genomic region from Phocoena sinus isolate mPhoSin1 chromosome 3, mPhoSin1.pri, whole genome shotgun sequence encodes:
- the LOC116751399 gene encoding putative F-box/LRR-repeat protein 21 isoform X2, whose product MDVGEHPIAAVTSFRLFRGDSNLEAFFRMKRNNLSVGNKVVQSSPAVKQPKLGFYSSLSQTHTYTVLLDWGSLPHYVVLRIFQYLPLMDRAWASSVCRRWNEVFHIPDLWRKFEFELNKSATSNFNCTHPALIQQIIKKHAAHLQYVSFKVDSSTESAEAACDILSQLVNCSIQTLGLISTAKPSFMNVSKSLSSIKIEDTPVDDPSLKILVANNSDTLRCLKMSSCPHVSSDGILCVADHCQGLRELALNYYMLSDELLLALSSETHVNLEHLRIDVVSENPGQIKFLSVKKQSWDVLIKHSPGVNVVMYFFLYEEELETFFKEETPVTHLYFGRSISKAVLGRIGLNCPRLIELVVCANGLQALDNELICIAEHCKNLTALGLSECEVSCSAFIEFVRLCGRRLTQLSIMEEVLIPDDDYSLDEIHAEVSKYLGRVWFPDVMPLW is encoded by the exons ATGGATGTTGGTGAGCACCCCATAGCAGCAGTTACTTCATTTCGCTTGTTCAGAGGGGACTCTAACTTGGAAGCCTTCTTTAG AATGAAGAGGAATAATTTATCTGTTGGGAATAAAGTTGTCCAGTCTTCACCAGCAGTGAAACAGCCTAAACTTGGGTTCTACTCTTCTCTCAGCCAGACTCATACATACACTGTCCTTCTAGACTGGGGGAGTTTGCCTCACTATGTAGTGTTACGCATTTTTCAGTATCTTCCTTTAATGGACCGGGCCTGGGCATCTTCTGTATGTAGGAGATGGAATGAAGTTTTTCATATTCCTGACCTTTGGAGAAAGTTTGAGTTTGAACTGAACAAGTCAGCTACTTCCAATTTTAACTGCACTCATCCTGCTCTCATTCAGCAGATCATTAAAAAGCATGCTGCCCATCTCCAGTATGTCAGCtttaag GTTGATAGTAGTACTGAATCAGCAGAAGCTGCCTGTGACATACTTTCTCAGCTGGTAAATTGTTCTATACAGACTTTGGGCTTGATTTCGACGGCCAAGCCAAGTTTTATGAATGTGTCAAAG TCATTATCGTCAATCAAAATTGAAGACACACCAGTGGATGATCCTTCTTTGAAGATTCTTGTGGCCAATAATAGTGATACTCTAAGATGCCTCAAAATGAGTAGCTGTCCTCATGTTTCATCTGATG GAATCCTTTGTGTAGCTGACCATTGTCAAGGTCTTAGAGAACTGGCATTAAATTATTACATGCTAAGTGATGAACTTCTCCTGGCACTTTCAAGTGAGACCCATGTTAACCTTGAGCATCTTCGAATAGATGTTGTGAGTGAAAATCCTGGACAAAtcaaatttctttctgttaaaaaacaaagttgggATGTACTCATTAAACACTCCCCTGGAGTTAATGTTGTTATGTACTTCTTTTTATATGAAGAGGAATTGGAGACGTTCTTCAAAGAAGAAACCCCTGTTACTCACCTTTATTTTGGTCGTTCCATAAGCAAAGCAGTTCTAGGACGGATAGGTCTTAACTGTCCACGACTAATAGAGTTAGTAGTATGTGCTAATGGTCTTCAGGCTCTTGATAATGAACTTATTTGTATTGCTGAACACTGTAAAAACTTAACAGCCTTGGGCCTCAGTGAATGTGAAGTTAGCTGCAGTGCATTCATTGAGTTTGTAAGACTATGTGGGAGAAGGCTAACCCAGCTCTCTATCATGGAGGAAGTTTTGATCCCTGATGACGATTATAGCCTAGATGAAATTCATGCTGAAGTCTCCAAATACCTGGGAAGAGTATGGTTCCCTGATGTCATGCCTCTCTGGTAA
- the LOC116751399 gene encoding putative F-box/LRR-repeat protein 21 isoform X4: MDVGEHPIAAVTSFRLFRGDSNLEAFFRMKRNNLSVGNKVVQSSPAVKQPKLGFYSSLSQTHTYTVLLDWGSLPHYVVLRIFQYLPLMDRAWASSVCRRWNEVFHIPDLWRKFEFELNKSATSNFNCTHPALIQQIIKKHAAHLQYVSFKVDSSTESAEAACDILSQLVNCSIQTLGLISTAKPSFMNVSKSHFVSALTVVFVNSKSLSSIKIEDTPVDDPSLKILVANNSDTLRCLKMSSCPHVSSDDMRVLVES, encoded by the exons ATGGATGTTGGTGAGCACCCCATAGCAGCAGTTACTTCATTTCGCTTGTTCAGAGGGGACTCTAACTTGGAAGCCTTCTTTAG AATGAAGAGGAATAATTTATCTGTTGGGAATAAAGTTGTCCAGTCTTCACCAGCAGTGAAACAGCCTAAACTTGGGTTCTACTCTTCTCTCAGCCAGACTCATACATACACTGTCCTTCTAGACTGGGGGAGTTTGCCTCACTATGTAGTGTTACGCATTTTTCAGTATCTTCCTTTAATGGACCGGGCCTGGGCATCTTCTGTATGTAGGAGATGGAATGAAGTTTTTCATATTCCTGACCTTTGGAGAAAGTTTGAGTTTGAACTGAACAAGTCAGCTACTTCCAATTTTAACTGCACTCATCCTGCTCTCATTCAGCAGATCATTAAAAAGCATGCTGCCCATCTCCAGTATGTCAGCtttaag GTTGATAGTAGTACTGAATCAGCAGAAGCTGCCTGTGACATACTTTCTCAGCTGGTAAATTGTTCTATACAGACTTTGGGCTTGATTTCGACGGCCAAGCCAAGTTTTATGAATGTGTCAAAG TCTCATTTTGTGTCAGCACTTACAGTTGTTTTTGTCAACTCAAAGTCATTATCGTCAATCAAAATTGAAGACACACCAGTGGATGATCCTTCTTTGAAGATTCTTGTGGCCAATAATAGTGATACTCTAAGATGCCTCAAAATGAGTAGCTGTCCTCATGTTTCATCTGATG
- the LOC116751399 gene encoding putative F-box/LRR-repeat protein 21 isoform X1 has translation MDVGEHPIAAVTSFRLFRGDSNLEAFFRMKRNNLSVGNKVVQSSPAVKQPKLGFYSSLSQTHTYTVLLDWGSLPHYVVLRIFQYLPLMDRAWASSVCRRWNEVFHIPDLWRKFEFELNKSATSNFNCTHPALIQQIIKKHAAHLQYVSFKVDSSTESAEAACDILSQLVNCSIQTLGLISTAKPSFMNVSKSHFVSALTVVFVNSKSLSSIKIEDTPVDDPSLKILVANNSDTLRCLKMSSCPHVSSDGILCVADHCQGLRELALNYYMLSDELLLALSSETHVNLEHLRIDVVSENPGQIKFLSVKKQSWDVLIKHSPGVNVVMYFFLYEEELETFFKEETPVTHLYFGRSISKAVLGRIGLNCPRLIELVVCANGLQALDNELICIAEHCKNLTALGLSECEVSCSAFIEFVRLCGRRLTQLSIMEEVLIPDDDYSLDEIHAEVSKYLGRVWFPDVMPLW, from the exons ATGGATGTTGGTGAGCACCCCATAGCAGCAGTTACTTCATTTCGCTTGTTCAGAGGGGACTCTAACTTGGAAGCCTTCTTTAG AATGAAGAGGAATAATTTATCTGTTGGGAATAAAGTTGTCCAGTCTTCACCAGCAGTGAAACAGCCTAAACTTGGGTTCTACTCTTCTCTCAGCCAGACTCATACATACACTGTCCTTCTAGACTGGGGGAGTTTGCCTCACTATGTAGTGTTACGCATTTTTCAGTATCTTCCTTTAATGGACCGGGCCTGGGCATCTTCTGTATGTAGGAGATGGAATGAAGTTTTTCATATTCCTGACCTTTGGAGAAAGTTTGAGTTTGAACTGAACAAGTCAGCTACTTCCAATTTTAACTGCACTCATCCTGCTCTCATTCAGCAGATCATTAAAAAGCATGCTGCCCATCTCCAGTATGTCAGCtttaag GTTGATAGTAGTACTGAATCAGCAGAAGCTGCCTGTGACATACTTTCTCAGCTGGTAAATTGTTCTATACAGACTTTGGGCTTGATTTCGACGGCCAAGCCAAGTTTTATGAATGTGTCAAAG TCTCATTTTGTGTCAGCACTTACAGTTGTTTTTGTCAACTCAAAGTCATTATCGTCAATCAAAATTGAAGACACACCAGTGGATGATCCTTCTTTGAAGATTCTTGTGGCCAATAATAGTGATACTCTAAGATGCCTCAAAATGAGTAGCTGTCCTCATGTTTCATCTGATG GAATCCTTTGTGTAGCTGACCATTGTCAAGGTCTTAGAGAACTGGCATTAAATTATTACATGCTAAGTGATGAACTTCTCCTGGCACTTTCAAGTGAGACCCATGTTAACCTTGAGCATCTTCGAATAGATGTTGTGAGTGAAAATCCTGGACAAAtcaaatttctttctgttaaaaaacaaagttgggATGTACTCATTAAACACTCCCCTGGAGTTAATGTTGTTATGTACTTCTTTTTATATGAAGAGGAATTGGAGACGTTCTTCAAAGAAGAAACCCCTGTTACTCACCTTTATTTTGGTCGTTCCATAAGCAAAGCAGTTCTAGGACGGATAGGTCTTAACTGTCCACGACTAATAGAGTTAGTAGTATGTGCTAATGGTCTTCAGGCTCTTGATAATGAACTTATTTGTATTGCTGAACACTGTAAAAACTTAACAGCCTTGGGCCTCAGTGAATGTGAAGTTAGCTGCAGTGCATTCATTGAGTTTGTAAGACTATGTGGGAGAAGGCTAACCCAGCTCTCTATCATGGAGGAAGTTTTGATCCCTGATGACGATTATAGCCTAGATGAAATTCATGCTGAAGTCTCCAAATACCTGGGAAGAGTATGGTTCCCTGATGTCATGCCTCTCTGGTAA
- the LOC116751399 gene encoding F-box/LRR-repeat protein 21 isoform X3, protein MDVGEHPIAAVTSFRLFRGDSNLEAFFRMKRNNLSVGNKVVQSSPAVKQPKLGFYSSLSQTHTYTVLLDWGSLPHYVVLRIFQYLPLMDRAWASSVCRRWNEVFHIPDLWRKFEFELNKSATSNFNCTHPALIQQIIKKHAAHLQYVSFKVDSSTESAEAACDILSQLVNCSIQTLGLISTAKPSFMNVSKSHFVSALTVVFVNSKSLSSIKIEDTPVDDPSLKILVANNSDTLRCLKMSSCPHVSSDGILCVADHCQGLRELALNYYMLSDELLLALSSETHVNLEHLRIDVI, encoded by the exons ATGGATGTTGGTGAGCACCCCATAGCAGCAGTTACTTCATTTCGCTTGTTCAGAGGGGACTCTAACTTGGAAGCCTTCTTTAG AATGAAGAGGAATAATTTATCTGTTGGGAATAAAGTTGTCCAGTCTTCACCAGCAGTGAAACAGCCTAAACTTGGGTTCTACTCTTCTCTCAGCCAGACTCATACATACACTGTCCTTCTAGACTGGGGGAGTTTGCCTCACTATGTAGTGTTACGCATTTTTCAGTATCTTCCTTTAATGGACCGGGCCTGGGCATCTTCTGTATGTAGGAGATGGAATGAAGTTTTTCATATTCCTGACCTTTGGAGAAAGTTTGAGTTTGAACTGAACAAGTCAGCTACTTCCAATTTTAACTGCACTCATCCTGCTCTCATTCAGCAGATCATTAAAAAGCATGCTGCCCATCTCCAGTATGTCAGCtttaag GTTGATAGTAGTACTGAATCAGCAGAAGCTGCCTGTGACATACTTTCTCAGCTGGTAAATTGTTCTATACAGACTTTGGGCTTGATTTCGACGGCCAAGCCAAGTTTTATGAATGTGTCAAAG TCTCATTTTGTGTCAGCACTTACAGTTGTTTTTGTCAACTCAAAGTCATTATCGTCAATCAAAATTGAAGACACACCAGTGGATGATCCTTCTTTGAAGATTCTTGTGGCCAATAATAGTGATACTCTAAGATGCCTCAAAATGAGTAGCTGTCCTCATGTTTCATCTGATG GAATCCTTTGTGTAGCTGACCATTGTCAAGGTCTTAGAGAACTGGCATTAAATTATTACATGCTAAGTGATGAACTTCTCCTGGCACTTTCAAGTGAGACCCATGTTAACCTTGAGCATCTTCGAATAGATGTT